The Flammeovirga yaeyamensis genome segment TCATTGTACTAAAAGTGTACAGTATCTTCCAAGTGGTCCGCTTCTTCTATAGTTTGACTGACCTTTGGGTAGCGATTTGGTTGAGAAAGGCCAATGAAAGAGAAGATCAAATACAAAGAGGTTTTGCACCTTTCTTTGGTATGACTGCCAAGCTGATTGTTATTTTAGTAGGCATTGTTTTTACGGTAAGTGCTTTAGGTTATGAAATTAGTGGCTTATTAACCGGTCTATCTATTGGTGGTGTAGCCGTAGCCTTAGCTGCCCAAGATACTATCAAAAACTTATTTGGATCGATCATGATTTTCATGGACCGACCTTTTGTTATTGGCGATTGGGTGAAGGCAGATGGAGTTAGTGGTTCAGTCGAACAAATCGGACTTCGATCAACGAGAATCAGAACATTCGAAAACTCATTGGTTTCTATTCCAAATTCCAGAATGGCTGATTTCACTATCGACAATATGGGAATGCGTGTATTCAGAAGGTATAAAACCTATATCAGAATAAAGTACGAAACCAATCCAGAAAAAATCGATGAGTTTGTGGATCGATTAAAAGAATTAGTTAGAAAGCATCCTCATACCAGAAAGGATTTCTATGTGGTTAATCTAAATAACATAGGACTCTATTCATTCGATATTCTATTCTATATTTTCTTCGAGGCGCCTACATGGGGTGATGAACTTCATTTTAGACATGAGATTATCCGTAGTGTAATCAAAACAGCCAATGAATTGGAAATTGAATTTGCTATTCCTCCAAATGGATTGGATATGATGATGATGGATGGAAAAGGAAGTTCATTGTCAAAAGCTTCTCAGAAAACATCGGGTGATAAACCGTTTGGGTTTATGTAATCTCAATAAATGATATTTGATATAATGTATCAAAAAAAGAAATATAGCTTACTCTTGATTCTAATGATGTTCATTTTCGTGCACACCTCTTTTGCACAGAATGAAACAAGTGGGGATATAAAGTCGGACTTCTTACTTATCAATAAAAAAGGGGAGAAAATAAGAAAGGTTGATTTTAGAGGAAAGGTACTCGTTTTAGTCATCAGCAGTTCGTGGAGTTTAAAGTTTCTAGAAGATTTTGATCAACTGAAATCTTTACAAAAAGAAACATGGGGAAAAGAAGTCACTTTTATCTATGCTGTTGCAGATGTACAGAATAATTGGGAGAACTTTCTAAGAGAATATGGAGCTCCAAAACTAGATAACAGCTTGAATAACACCTACATCCTACCGATCTCCTCCCCTTATTGCAAAGACTGTTTTATGACCTCTCATTTTCATCAAGAAAAGATACCTTCTTACTATGTGTTTTCTAAAAAAGGAGAATTATTGGGAGGAGATATTCCTAGTACAAGTATTCTAACAGGAATGAGGAGCTTGATTTTAGGAGCAAAAAATATATCATATAAATAAAAAATTATGGATTTCGCTATTTTAATACCTTTAATGGCATTGAGTATACCAATTGTTGCCATCTTAGCTAACAGTAAAGGAAAACTCAAGAAAAAAGATTATCAAAGATTACTTGAAGAGTTAGAAAATCTTAAAATCGAGAATAAACAACTCAAAGATCGTGTAGAGAACATTGAAACCATTGTTACAGAACCCGATTGGGACATCAAACGCACTTTAGGGGAAGGAGATTCTACCTCTACACCAAGATTAGAAGAGTAATTTTTCTTTTATCGGACACAAAACCCCTTATTTGTTCATTTTCGCACAATATCAAAAAACCAACAATATATATAACTCACTACAAAACAGTTAGTTACAATATTTGGGGTATTTTTGGCATAACTAAAGACAAAAGTGATCAATATCGTGAGGTTTTCACCTCAACGTAAAGATAAAGTTTAAATAATTGAATTGGTTGGAAAAGGCAAATATCATTTGATGTTTGCTTTTTTGTTTTTATAGACTTTTCTTTTCTATTATTATTTCATCACTTTTTCCCACAATTATTTATTATTAAGTATTTTAGAGTAGTCCCTAACAGATTATTCACTACTTTCACATTTTAGGATCCTATGTGATTTATTTACAGGGGGACAACATCAAATTCAGATCAATTTTAATGAGAATTATATATGTCTAATACATTTATCCTAAATCAAGAAGCAAATGTTGCTTCAACCTATATTAACGAGCTACGAGATGTAAATATTCAAACAGATCGTGCCCGATTTAGAAGAAACCTTGAACGTATTGGTGAGTTACTTAGTTATGAATTAAGTAAAACATTAGACTATGAGTCTGTAGATATTACTACTCCATTAGGCACTTCTCCATCTAGAAGAGTAAAAGATGAATTAGTGGTAACTACTATTCTTAGAGCAGGATTACCAATGTACCAAGGGGTATTAAATGTATTTGATCACGCTGATAGTGGATTTGTTGCTTCTTACCGTTCTAGTTCTGGAACCGATGAAGTAGAGATCAATATGGAATATGTAGCGTCTGGGAACTTGGATGGTAAAGTAGTTATTTTGGCAGATCCAATGTTAGCTACAGGGAAGTCTTTACTTTTAGCTTTAGAAGGATTACTTAAAAATGGCACACCAAAACATGTTCATATTTTAGCTGCAATCAGCAGTCAGCAAGGTGTAGATTATGTTTTAGAAAACATTAATGTTCCTAGTACTTTATGGATTGGTGCTGTAGATCCTGAAATGAATGATAAATCGTACATCATTCCTGGTTTAGGAGATGCAGGCGATTTATGTTTCGGAGAGAAATTATAATTCGATACTGAC includes the following:
- a CDS encoding TlpA family protein disulfide reductase, whose amino-acid sequence is MMFIFVHTSFAQNETSGDIKSDFLLINKKGEKIRKVDFRGKVLVLVISSSWSLKFLEDFDQLKSLQKETWGKEVTFIYAVADVQNNWENFLREYGAPKLDNSLNNTYILPISSPYCKDCFMTSHFHQEKIPSYYVFSKKGELLGGDIPSTSILTGMRSLILGAKNISYK
- a CDS encoding heat shock 70 family protein, encoding MDFAILIPLMALSIPIVAILANSKGKLKKKDYQRLLEELENLKIENKQLKDRVENIETIVTEPDWDIKRTLGEGDSTSTPRLEE
- the upp gene encoding uracil phosphoribosyltransferase, with the translated sequence MSNTFILNQEANVASTYINELRDVNIQTDRARFRRNLERIGELLSYELSKTLDYESVDITTPLGTSPSRRVKDELVVTTILRAGLPMYQGVLNVFDHADSGFVASYRSSSGTDEVEINMEYVASGNLDGKVVILADPMLATGKSLLLALEGLLKNGTPKHVHILAAISSQQGVDYVLENINVPSTLWIGAVDPEMNDKSYIIPGLGDAGDLCFGEKL